In Papaver somniferum cultivar HN1 chromosome 1, ASM357369v1, whole genome shotgun sequence, a genomic segment contains:
- the LOC113297937 gene encoding thioredoxin M3, chloroplastic-like produces MAIVTSIFNGDLTKTDFICSSMNPKIGLSSRSLHLKPREESIRFPVNPVQYTSSSLSLKKKYLWKSVIVASIHRAEPEVVTEDTWDEYVLNSDIPVIVEFWASWCGPCRMVHREIEEIANEYVGKIKCYKLRADVEFKVAEKYGVKAVPIVLFFKNGEKSNSVIGTMPKHVYTAAIDKLLTPSS; encoded by the exons ATGGCGATTGTCACTTCTATATTCAATGGCGATTTGACGAAAACTGATTTCATCTGCTCATCTATGAATCCGAAGATCGGACTCTCATCGAGATCACTACATTTAAAACCTCGTGAAGAATCAATTAGGTTTCCTGTAAATCCAGTCCAGTACACATCATCATCTCTATCTCTGAAGAAAAAATACTTATGGAAATCTGTGATCGTGGCTTCTATTCATCGCGCTGAAC CGGAGGTTGTCACAGAAGACACCTGGGATGAGTATGTGTTGAACAGTGACATTCCTGTTATCGTGGAGTTCTGGGCTTCTTGGTGTGGTCCCTGCAGGATGGTCCACCGTGAGattgaggaaatcgcaaatgagTACGTTGGGAAAATCAAGTGTTACAAGCTCAGAGCAGATGTGGAGTTCAAAGTTGCCGAGAAGTATGGAGTCAAAGCTGTTccaattgttttgttttttaagaACGGCGAGAAGAGCAATTCGGTGATTGGTACCATGCCCAAGCATGTCTATACAGCAGCCATTGACAAGCTCCTTACACCCTCCTCCTGA
- the LOC113332248 gene encoding protein RALF-like 34 has protein sequence MAFSLSLSSSSNKLMIVLLCVCFSYLVSVKAEVVLVLSDRTSSSQQPQLLEWTTNASSGSDQSIIMDEDEEDLAINGDDFSEDGIMRRALYARQKHYYISYGALSANRVPCPPRSGRSYYTNNCYKARQPAQPYSRGCSRITRCRR, from the coding sequence ATGGCATTctcattatcattatcatcatcatctaataAGCTGATGATCGTCCTTCTATGTGTCTGTTTCTCTTACTTGGTTAGTGTTAAAGCTGAAGTAGTACTAGTACTCTCAGATAGAACAAGTAGCTCTCAGCAACCACAGCTACTAGAGTGGACAACAAATGCATCATCAGGTTCAGATCAATCTATTATCAtggatgaagacgaagaagactTGGCTATCAATGGTGATGATTTCTCCGAAGACGGTATCATGCGTAGGGCTCTCTATGCGAGACAAAAGCATTACTACATCTCATATGGAGCATTATCAGCAAATAGGGTACCATGCCCACCTAGATCAGGTAGATCTTACTACACTAACAACTGTTACAAAGCTAGACAGCCTGCTCAACCTTATTCTCGAGGCTGCTCAAGAATCACTCGATGCAGGCGATAG